In Galactobacillus timonensis, the genomic window TCGTAGATGATGGCCATGCCGATGCCTGCCACATTGGGATCATAGGCATCAATCTCATCCGTCGCCGCCGAAATTACGCGGCCGATCCCGCCGGTTGCCACGACATAGGCATCCGGATCCTTCAGCTCCTTCTTCATCTGCTTCAGGATGTACTCGACGGCACCGATATACCCGTAGACAACACCCGCCTGCATGCCGGTGACCGTATTGTGTCCCAGCACACTGGCCGGCTTCTGGATCTCGATATCCGGCAGCTTTGCCGTCTGCGTTGTCAGCGCATTGGCACAGATTCCGACCCCCGGGGCAATGACGGTATAGGAAAAGACGCCGTCCCTGGAAACATAGTCAAATGTCGTCGCCGTACCGAAGTCCACCACGATGCACGACCGATGATAGGTATAATACGCCGCTGCCGCATCCACGATCCGGTCCGCTCCGACTTCCTTGGCATTTTCCGTACGTATTTCGATGCCGCTGCGGATGCCAGGACCCACAATCAAAGGTTCATAGCCGAAGAACTTCAGAACCGCCGAATTCAGTGAATACATGATCTTGGGAACAACGGACGAAATGATCACATCATCCACCGATGCCCTGGAAAGATCATACAGATCCAGAAAAGAGCGGAACTGCGTAATGTACTCATCGCTGGTACGCGGCGTCCGCGTCGTCAGACGGAAGACCGCCTTTGTCTCGATCCCCTCCATCATCTGCATCTTGATATGTGTATTGCCTACATCGATCGTCAATAACATTGCTTACTTTCCTCCAAGACAATGATCCAGAATTCTGCGCGCCGTCTCAGCCTTGCTCAGAAGGCCGAGATCCACAACACCATCGCGCGAAAGAATCCGCACATGATTGGTTCCCGTCCCAAAGCCGGCACCTGCTTCACGAAGATCATTGGCAACGATATAGTCACAGTTCTTCGCCGTCAGCTTCGCCTCACTGCTGGCGATCACATCCTTTGTCTCCATCGAAAAGCCGATCAGCGTCTGGCCGGGCCGCTTATGTTCCCCAACGGTCTTGAGGATATCGACTGTCCGCTTCAGCTCGAGACACATCCCCTCACTATCCTTCTTATGGATCTTGTCCACCGCAGTTTCCGCAGGCGTAAAGTCAGCTACCGCCGCCGCAAAAATAAGTGCGTCCATCTCCCCCGCCTTCGCAAGCACCGCTTGCGCCATATCCTGCGCCGTGATTACCGGCACTGTGCATATCGCGCGCAGGGTCTTCTGGTGCACCGGACCGCTGACAAGTATTACATCCGCACCGGCATTGCGGGCTGCTCTGGCAAGCTGGTAGCCCATCGTACCGGTACTGTGATTGGTGATGTAGCGAACCGGATCGATCGCTTCCTGCGTCGGACCGGCAGTGATCAGTATCTTCTTCCCCGCCAGCGTCTTCGGCGTCAGCAGTTCTTCGACATAATCCTGAATCTCCTCCGGTTCCGGCAGTCT contains:
- a CDS encoding type III pantothenate kinase is translated as MLLTIDVGNTHIKMQMMEGIETKAVFRLTTRTPRTSDEYITQFRSFLDLYDLSRASVDDVIISSVVPKIMYSLNSAVLKFFGYEPLIVGPGIRSGIEIRTENAKEVGADRIVDAAAAYYTYHRSCIVVDFGTATTFDYVSRDGVFSYTVIAPGVGICANALTTQTAKLPDIEIQKPASVLGHNTVTGMQAGVVYGYIGAVEYILKQMKKELKDPDAYVVATGGIGRVISAATDEIDAYDPNVAGIGMAIIYDFNKDKRKKVKA
- the coaBC gene encoding bifunctional phosphopantothenoylcysteine decarboxylase/phosphopantothenate--cysteine ligase CoaBC translates to MNNGKPCVVIGVGGGIAAYKICTLVSHLSQAGVEVHVLMTKEAQQFVSPLTFQTLSHQRVITDMFSTDFEPNVEHVALAKMADVFVIAPATANLIAKVANGIADDMLTTTFLASRAVKLIVPAMNTGMLENPITRHNIQLLKDYGYHVMESGSGLLACGDSGSGRLPEPEEIQDYVEELLTPKTLAGKKILITAGPTQEAIDPVRYITNHSTGTMGYQLARAARNAGADVILVSGPVHQKTLRAICTVPVITAQDMAQAVLAKAGEMDALIFAAAVADFTPAETAVDKIHKKDSEGMCLELKRTVDILKTVGEHKRPGQTLIGFSMETKDVIASSEAKLTAKNCDYIVANDLREAGAGFGTGTNHVRILSRDGVVDLGLLSKAETARRILDHCLGGK